Proteins encoded in a region of the Zunongwangia endophytica genome:
- a CDS encoding M56 family metallopeptidase: MLKYVLQIILFQLAFLLVYELFLKKETFFTANRWYLLLTPVLALVLPFASFSIFSEVLPASAVTAINNTIKLPEVFVGGSQPQVEQLPTVHITAEKATAINWWLVLYGFGSLISLLLFFKRWSVLGKLFKYKAEEKKDFRVIEIPNSRMAFTFLKTVFLGSEISAEEREQILAHELIHVSQKHSFDLLFFEILKVVFWFNPLVYVFQNRIALLHEFIADEQVLKQTSKKHYFNQLLNSAFETQNLSFTNQFFNQSLIKKRIVMLQKTKSKAIAKFKFLLVVPVLAMMLIYVSCSDDRDVASQNPSNDIDNLISKIESRDNLTSDEKIQLVTKLKEVEDKILGAGQFEEKDVVEVEPFNSSSGADVPFSVIEEVPVFPGCEDLKTNEARKSCMSEKVQHFIVDNFDLGVGEEILEEGKTARIITQFRIDENGNVRDIKARASHPDLENEAKRAISLMPQMKPGKQRGVATSVMYSLPIVFQLH; encoded by the coding sequence ATGCTAAAATATGTACTACAAATAATATTATTTCAATTAGCGTTTTTGCTGGTGTATGAATTGTTTCTGAAAAAGGAAACCTTTTTTACGGCAAACCGTTGGTACTTGTTGCTAACTCCCGTGTTAGCATTAGTGCTTCCTTTTGCAAGTTTTAGTATATTTTCTGAAGTTTTACCTGCATCTGCCGTCACGGCGATTAATAATACGATTAAATTACCCGAGGTGTTTGTAGGAGGGAGCCAGCCGCAAGTTGAACAATTACCTACGGTTCATATTACAGCTGAAAAGGCAACAGCAATAAATTGGTGGTTGGTACTATATGGCTTCGGATCTTTAATTAGTTTGCTGCTCTTCTTTAAGAGATGGAGCGTATTAGGGAAGTTATTTAAGTATAAAGCTGAAGAGAAAAAGGACTTTAGAGTTATTGAAATTCCTAATTCCAGAATGGCTTTTACATTTCTGAAAACTGTATTCTTAGGAAGCGAAATTTCAGCCGAAGAACGCGAACAGATTTTAGCGCACGAACTTATTCATGTATCGCAAAAACACAGTTTCGATCTGTTGTTTTTTGAAATACTAAAAGTGGTATTCTGGTTTAATCCTTTGGTATATGTTTTTCAGAATAGAATAGCTTTATTACATGAATTTATCGCCGACGAGCAGGTTCTAAAACAAACCTCTAAAAAGCATTATTTTAATCAGTTGCTCAATAGTGCTTTCGAAACTCAAAATCTATCATTTACCAATCAATTTTTCAATCAATCATTAATCAAAAAACGAATAGTTATGTTACAGAAGACAAAATCAAAAGCAATTGCAAAATTCAAGTTTTTACTGGTGGTGCCAGTATTAGCGATGATGCTTATTTACGTATCCTGTTCTGATGATCGTGATGTGGCATCGCAAAATCCATCAAATGATATTGATAACCTAATCTCAAAAATAGAGAGTAGGGATAATCTGACTTCAGATGAGAAGATTCAACTAGTAACTAAACTAAAAGAAGTAGAAGACAAAATATTAGGAGCCGGCCAATTTGAAGAGAAAGATGTGGTTGAAGTTGAGCCTTTCAATTCTTCATCAGGTGCAGATGTTCCATTTTCAGTTATTGAAGAAGTTCCTGTATTTCCTGGTTGTGAAGACTTGAAAACTAACGAAGCTCGTAAGTCGTGTATGAGTGAAAAAGTTCAGCATTTTATTGTTGATAATTTTGATTTAGGAGTTGGAGAAGAAATACTAGAAGAAGGTAAAACAGCAAGAATAATTACTCAATTTCGAATTGATGAAAATGGTAATGTTAGAGATATTAAGGCTAGAGCAAGTCACCCTGATTTAGAAAATGAAGCTAAAAGGGCAATAAGTTTGATGCCTCAAATGAAACCGGGAAAACAAAGAGGTGTTGCGACATCGGTAATGTATTCTTTACCAATAGTTTTTCAGCTTCATTAG
- a CDS encoding tetratricopeptide repeat protein: MRNYLFLIVIFISTSAIAQSNSKIADSLYAVGKYEEAITLMQKEDTSSVRILADLAKYYKANNNDTEALETYQKILNRDSTRVLAALNYGEALLNLGALERADSLFAKLNSRFPKNAQFYYSRGLANERMENDSVALALFSKTQELDTYHQNALYKLAKNRLKNKDYQEAIALASIGLEKKENNVSLHSIIGQTYSTMAVFYEAIPHYEKIIELGQGSEFVHTKLAFAYYKDGNFEKAIENYKQALLYEPGNSSTHYLLGKLYAQTRDFENSELHLLMAIKIKDQPIDAEYFSLALTYKYLEDHKKAFDWFQKTLKENPDNIRAMYERAVAADNYFKDLDTRINYYQAFWNKYYGDDANYLAKDMLYLTKNRISDLKEKRHMEAEKLVAEENNDSLAEVETDTTDLVTKEK, translated from the coding sequence ATGAGAAATTATCTGTTCCTTATTGTAATTTTTATTTCTACATCTGCTATAGCCCAGTCTAACAGCAAAATTGCTGATAGTTTATATGCTGTTGGTAAATACGAGGAGGCTATTACCTTAATGCAAAAAGAAGATACTTCTTCAGTAAGAATACTTGCAGATTTGGCTAAATACTACAAAGCAAATAATAATGATACTGAGGCATTAGAAACTTATCAGAAGATTTTAAATAGAGATTCTACTCGTGTTTTAGCTGCTTTAAATTACGGCGAAGCGCTACTGAATTTAGGAGCGCTGGAAAGAGCGGATAGTCTTTTTGCTAAGTTAAACAGCCGCTTCCCCAAAAATGCACAATTCTATTATTCGCGGGGATTAGCTAACGAGAGAATGGAAAATGATAGTGTTGCTTTGGCATTATTTTCAAAAACACAGGAGCTTGATACCTATCATCAAAATGCACTTTATAAACTTGCAAAAAACCGACTTAAAAATAAGGATTATCAGGAAGCTATTGCATTAGCTTCAATTGGATTAGAAAAAAAAGAGAATAATGTCTCACTGCATTCTATTATAGGACAAACGTATTCGACAATGGCGGTGTTTTATGAGGCGATACCGCATTACGAAAAGATTATTGAATTGGGACAGGGAAGTGAGTTTGTTCATACAAAGCTGGCCTTTGCATATTATAAAGATGGTAATTTCGAAAAAGCAATTGAAAATTATAAGCAGGCTTTATTGTATGAACCGGGAAATTCCAGCACACATTATTTATTAGGAAAATTATATGCACAAACTAGGGATTTTGAAAATTCAGAATTGCACCTACTTATGGCGATTAAAATTAAAGATCAGCCTATAGATGCCGAATATTTTAGTTTAGCGCTAACCTATAAATATTTGGAAGACCACAAAAAAGCATTCGATTGGTTTCAGAAGACCTTAAAGGAAAATCCAGATAACATTCGTGCAATGTATGAGCGCGCAGTAGCGGCCGATAATTATTTTAAAGATTTGGATACCAGAATAAATTATTATCAGGCGTTTTGGAATAAATATTATGGAGACGATGCTAATTATCTCGCAAAAGACATGCTTTATTTAACCAAAAACAGAATTAGTGATCTTAAGGAAAAGCGACATATGGAAGCTGAAAAGTTAGTGGCGGAAGAAAACAATGATTCTTTAGCTGAAGT